The nucleotide window TAGCTATTATCGGAAGTGGCAGATTAGGTCTTCTTGTTGCCCAAGTTTATGATGCATATGGAGCCAATGTGTATGTCGTTGGAAGGAACAAGTGGCAGCTTGGTTTGGCCCGGCGAGTAGGACTTAGGAATACTCTACTTGCACATGACGATGACTGGATCCGGGAGATCAAAACTGCAACACAGGGTGTGGGTCCCCGTGTAGTTGTCGAATGCACTGGAACCCCAAAAGGCGCCCAAATGGCTCTTGAAGTAGTCAGGAGTCGAGGGATAATAGCTTTGAAGAGTCTCCATGGTAAGGAAGTCCCACTAAACACCGACAGAATTGTGATGAAAGAGCTGAGAATTGTGGGTTCGAGTCGTGGGCCCTATGATGAAGCTCTTGATATGTTACAAAAAGGAAGAATTGAGGTAAATCGTTTGATATCCAAGGAGTTTCCTTTGGAAGAGGGGGAAGAAGCATTTAGACACTCGACAAAGCCAGAAACCACGAAAGTAATAGTGAGGATATGAAGCTCTAAATGAAACAAAGATTCGACGCTGATCTGCACCTTCATTCTTCTCATTCAA belongs to Candidatus Lokiarchaeota archaeon and includes:
- a CDS encoding alcohol dehydrogenase catalytic domain-containing protein, which codes for MHSLVLTQDGLQVADMPRPPVMPGEVRIEVRAVGVCGTDIQIWQGEKEAPLPLILGHEISGVVHKSSVNDIEEGMMVTTEVDIPCGRCWYCKRGHSHICPKRKTLGIDVDGGMAEYVSVPASLIHPLPEDVGTQTGVFAEPLASAIGTAKRTGIRENESVAIIGSGRLGLLVAQVYDAYGANVYVVGRNKWQLGLARRVGLRNTLLAHDDDWIREIKTATQGVGPRVVVECTGTPKGAQMALEVVRSRGIIALKSLHGKEVPLNTDRIVMKELRIVGSSRGPYDEALDMLQKGRIEVNRLISKEFPLEEGEEAFRHSTKPETTKVIVRI